The following are encoded together in the Carassius auratus strain Wakin chromosome 34, ASM336829v1, whole genome shotgun sequence genome:
- the LOC113053647 gene encoding Na(+)/H(+) exchange regulatory cofactor NHE-RF3 isoform X1 — protein sequence MYKEEHITTSDDLCMKATLIDGSLLTGKMAGPKLHIITLTKREGQDYGFYLRVEHGEDGHLIRALEMGGVAELAGLKDGDRIIRVNGTFVDSLEHSQVADLVRKSGMSVTLHVLGEEAYKTAKANGVNLADPHSQSGQSQPTMNGVSAPAAKAKLCYLTKNSSGFGFSLMSAKGTQGIFMTDVVSGGIAHQAGVKLSDRIVEINSENVENLSHDQIVQKVKAAGDKLMLLLVEEDTDKFFKSKGIRPSMVHATVRHLPHKPRIADMTKRADGYGFILKEDPNRAGHYIGEIDKGSPAERAGLKNMDRLVAVNGQEIDNCRHEQVVEKISQQGNKCSLLVLDAETEKMYKLGGVSPLLYWEEMRGSPPSYPAHEAEAIPAPAVPAPADVDHKPKLCRLEKTAAGFGFHLNGILGVNGQYIKEVVKGGAADRAGLEDDDIVVEVNGMNVEMSTHEEIVKLIRKSGDTLVLLVAERTAYEHLKAQGITITPQLLNKEPSADVPAPAYAQDDERKNTESDIERPATPPAQTRSRSSSSSSSSSSSSASDASEDEKL from the exons ATGTATAAAGAAGAGCATATTACCACATCAGATGACCTCTGCATGAAAGCAACACTGATCGATGGATCTCTCCTGACAGGAAAAATGGCTGGGCCAAAGCTACATATCATTACTCTGACTAAGCGAGAGGGACAGGACTATGGCTTCTACCTCCGAGTGGAGCACGGCGAAGATGGTCATCTGATCAGAGCTCTGGAGATGGGCGGTGTGGCTGAACTGGCCGGTCTGAAGGACGGAGACCGCATAATCAGAGTCAATGGAACATTTGTGGATAGTTTGGAGCATAGTCAG GTTGCAGATTTGGTGAGAAAGAGTGGGATGAGTGTCACATTGCACGTCCTTGGAGAAGAGGCATATAAGACGGCCAAAGCCAACGGTGTGAATCTTGCTGACCCTCATTCTCAGTCGGGTCAGAGCCAGCCCACCATGAATGGAGTGTCTGCACCCGCAGCGAAAGCCAAACTTTGTTATCTGACAAAAAACAGCAGTGGATTTGGTTTCTCCTTAATGTCTGCCAAAG gtactcAAGGCATATTCATGACAGACGTGGTGTCTGGAGGAATAGCTCATCAGGCCGGTGTGAAGCTGAGTGATCGCATAGTGGAGATAAACAGTGAAAATGTGGAGAATCTCTCACATGATCAGATTGTGCAAAAG GTGAAAGCAGCCGGGGACAAACTGATGCTTCTGTTGGTGGAAGAGGACACTGACAAATTCTTCAAGAGCAAAGGCATTCGACCAAGTATGGTTCATGCCACAGTCAGGCACCTCCCACATAAGCCACGCATTGCAGACATGACTAAGAGAGCAGATGGTTATGGTTTTATCCTGAAGGAAGATCCTAACCGTGCAG GTCATTACATTGGAGAAATAGACAAAGGAAGTCCTGCGGAGCGAGCAGGACTGAAGAATATGGACAGACTAGTGGCTGTAAATGGACAAGAAATAGATAACTGCAGGCATGAACAGGTGGTGGAAAAAATATCTCAACAAGGAAACAAGTGCTCCCTCCTGGTGCTGGATGCTGAAACAGAGAAAATGTACAAATTG GGTGGTGTTTCTCCACTTCTGTACTGGGAGGAAATGAGAGGATCCCCGCCCAGCTATCCTGCGCATGAAGCTGAAGCTATACCTGCTCCAGCAGTACCTGCCCCAGCAGATGTGGACCACAAACCCAAACTGTGCCGGCTGGAGAAGACCGCTGCTGGATTTGGTTTCCATCTCAATGGCATCCTGGGAGTTAACGGACAGTACATCAAAGAG GTGGTGAAAGGTGGAGCAGCAGACAGAGCTGGACTGGAGGATGATGACATTGTTGTGGAGGTGAATGGAATGAATGTGGAAATGAGTACACATGAGGAGATTGTTAAGCTCATCCGTAAGAGCGGGGACACGCTAGTCCTCCTAGTGGCTGAGAGGACAGCCTATGAGCACCTTAAAGCACAGGGAATCACCATCACTCCTCAACTGCTGAATAAAGAGCCCTCAGCTGATGTTCCAGCACCTGCTTATGCACAGGATGATGAGAGGAAAAATACAGAGAGTGACATCGAAAGACCGGCCACTCCACCTGCTCAAACCCGGTCAAGG TCATCATCGTCttcatcctcttcatcatcatcttcagcaTCAGATGCGAGTGAGGACGAAAAACTCTGA
- the LOC113053647 gene encoding Na(+)/H(+) exchange regulatory cofactor NHE-RF3 isoform X2 yields the protein MAGPKLHIITLTKREGQDYGFYLRVEHGEDGHLIRALEMGGVAELAGLKDGDRIIRVNGTFVDSLEHSQVADLVRKSGMSVTLHVLGEEAYKTAKANGVNLADPHSQSGQSQPTMNGVSAPAAKAKLCYLTKNSSGFGFSLMSAKGTQGIFMTDVVSGGIAHQAGVKLSDRIVEINSENVENLSHDQIVQKVKAAGDKLMLLLVEEDTDKFFKSKGIRPSMVHATVRHLPHKPRIADMTKRADGYGFILKEDPNRAGHYIGEIDKGSPAERAGLKNMDRLVAVNGQEIDNCRHEQVVEKISQQGNKCSLLVLDAETEKMYKLGGVSPLLYWEEMRGSPPSYPAHEAEAIPAPAVPAPADVDHKPKLCRLEKTAAGFGFHLNGILGVNGQYIKEVVKGGAADRAGLEDDDIVVEVNGMNVEMSTHEEIVKLIRKSGDTLVLLVAERTAYEHLKAQGITITPQLLNKEPSADVPAPAYAQDDERKNTESDIERPATPPAQTRSRSSSSSSSSSSSSASDASEDEKL from the exons ATGGCTGGGCCAAAGCTACATATCATTACTCTGACTAAGCGAGAGGGACAGGACTATGGCTTCTACCTCCGAGTGGAGCACGGCGAAGATGGTCATCTGATCAGAGCTCTGGAGATGGGCGGTGTGGCTGAACTGGCCGGTCTGAAGGACGGAGACCGCATAATCAGAGTCAATGGAACATTTGTGGATAGTTTGGAGCATAGTCAG GTTGCAGATTTGGTGAGAAAGAGTGGGATGAGTGTCACATTGCACGTCCTTGGAGAAGAGGCATATAAGACGGCCAAAGCCAACGGTGTGAATCTTGCTGACCCTCATTCTCAGTCGGGTCAGAGCCAGCCCACCATGAATGGAGTGTCTGCACCCGCAGCGAAAGCCAAACTTTGTTATCTGACAAAAAACAGCAGTGGATTTGGTTTCTCCTTAATGTCTGCCAAAG gtactcAAGGCATATTCATGACAGACGTGGTGTCTGGAGGAATAGCTCATCAGGCCGGTGTGAAGCTGAGTGATCGCATAGTGGAGATAAACAGTGAAAATGTGGAGAATCTCTCACATGATCAGATTGTGCAAAAG GTGAAAGCAGCCGGGGACAAACTGATGCTTCTGTTGGTGGAAGAGGACACTGACAAATTCTTCAAGAGCAAAGGCATTCGACCAAGTATGGTTCATGCCACAGTCAGGCACCTCCCACATAAGCCACGCATTGCAGACATGACTAAGAGAGCAGATGGTTATGGTTTTATCCTGAAGGAAGATCCTAACCGTGCAG GTCATTACATTGGAGAAATAGACAAAGGAAGTCCTGCGGAGCGAGCAGGACTGAAGAATATGGACAGACTAGTGGCTGTAAATGGACAAGAAATAGATAACTGCAGGCATGAACAGGTGGTGGAAAAAATATCTCAACAAGGAAACAAGTGCTCCCTCCTGGTGCTGGATGCTGAAACAGAGAAAATGTACAAATTG GGTGGTGTTTCTCCACTTCTGTACTGGGAGGAAATGAGAGGATCCCCGCCCAGCTATCCTGCGCATGAAGCTGAAGCTATACCTGCTCCAGCAGTACCTGCCCCAGCAGATGTGGACCACAAACCCAAACTGTGCCGGCTGGAGAAGACCGCTGCTGGATTTGGTTTCCATCTCAATGGCATCCTGGGAGTTAACGGACAGTACATCAAAGAG GTGGTGAAAGGTGGAGCAGCAGACAGAGCTGGACTGGAGGATGATGACATTGTTGTGGAGGTGAATGGAATGAATGTGGAAATGAGTACACATGAGGAGATTGTTAAGCTCATCCGTAAGAGCGGGGACACGCTAGTCCTCCTAGTGGCTGAGAGGACAGCCTATGAGCACCTTAAAGCACAGGGAATCACCATCACTCCTCAACTGCTGAATAAAGAGCCCTCAGCTGATGTTCCAGCACCTGCTTATGCACAGGATGATGAGAGGAAAAATACAGAGAGTGACATCGAAAGACCGGCCACTCCACCTGCTCAAACCCGGTCAAGG TCATCATCGTCttcatcctcttcatcatcatcttcagcaTCAGATGCGAGTGAGGACGAAAAACTCTGA